The following coding sequences are from one Rathayibacter sp. VKM Ac-2760 window:
- a CDS encoding YaeQ family protein, with protein MAAGAVMYNFAIQLADVDRGVYEDITLRAARHPSETDAYMMTRVLAYCLEYVEGITFSEGISSTATEPAVLVRDLTGRLTTWIEVGAPDAERLHFGSRLADRTTVYTHRNPEKVIAAWSGKRVHQLEQITVQSFDQGFLDAAVAVLERRNTLTVSVVEGQLYLEFNGVTSSSDIHVHQLG; from the coding sequence ATGGCAGCCGGCGCAGTGATGTACAACTTCGCGATACAGCTGGCTGATGTGGACCGCGGCGTCTACGAGGACATCACGCTGCGGGCCGCTCGGCACCCGTCCGAGACCGACGCGTACATGATGACGCGCGTGCTCGCGTACTGCCTCGAATACGTGGAGGGGATCACCTTCAGCGAGGGGATCTCGTCGACGGCGACCGAGCCGGCGGTGCTGGTCCGCGATCTCACCGGCAGGCTGACCACGTGGATCGAGGTGGGCGCGCCGGATGCCGAGCGACTGCACTTCGGGAGCAGGCTGGCCGACCGCACGACGGTCTACACGCATCGCAACCCGGAGAAGGTGATCGCGGCGTGGTCCGGCAAGCGCGTCCACCAGCTCGAGCAGATCACCGTGCAGAGCTTTGACCAGGGGTTCCTGGATGCCGCGGTCGCGGTACTCGAGCGCCGCAACACGCTGACCGTGTCGGTCGTCGAGGGGCAGCTGTATCTCGAGTTCAACGGCGTGACGTCGAGCAGCGACATCCACGTGCATCAGCTGGGCTGA
- a CDS encoding family 43 glycosylhydrolase — MSTTPRPQRPDPKALRALVTAAVATVALLASCAVPASAATAADAVPSPEQSLLASFTFDAAPSNGAFVDRSTRASVQGAANLVPGNTGQGTAARLSSASWLDLTATDGKALLAGRQNVTISYDSKPDAAANTGWAVFAARSTTRQEYAQEHYLGVLDRTSGITVERYDNTNGRNTAGNLATTATNAAWKHVDLVVTETTTRLFVDRKPVAVNGSGVPLSQILGSSGGVLQVGKANWGGGEYFSGLIDNLRIYDRALSGSELGAETPAVTSDAGAALAVPATVLGDLPSRVLGKQVTWSATGAGASRVQSNGAIDTSGLGTGTAAVTLTATVEGSSQTFRWDSRIAAPGGRIATYVKTVTTTAGTKDDPLAYNDDRRADALYAAALPAGGSSWEPLNRSQAILYVANDGDQGARPNAQVGSPSLFRYASGALGAVSAQNNATDSVYVWTSPEGSTFSQQRAVRIAPGSVVTDPRIVFDATAQKYKVFWTDLLTGEGRVTVLADLTTSAPLGVTSKADTRVLGVQGAGLPSWAAQSQASDVTLTAAEFDVFYKNYVDLQNTGVEKIDATIAQGAGAAGVAAALPKQATLNYNDGSKKSLNVDWQDDLSAVDTTKPGSYQVSGTVQQDPEEMVSDARADPHVFFNPDDGYYYLTGSHYGQSSLGPIEESSSYRKIGLKRATTLAGLQDAPEQIVIDPDKGTPGKEGQYPNTFYGWGGYIWAQEFHKINGTWWIVAGMNKGYAPVGGWCDNTVLIPYTGTDESIAAGGFFDQTKWGEPVVLDGAAFDVNYFERTEAGKQQGYWVIPSGNQILIAKAKAGPKGTVPLVDGELKRVYGESQPWEMGKRSPTPSDTTEGADQAVVEAPFMVQQGDAISITYSGGTVDKYYSLGLLTTTANADLQDPASWKQTPFPVLDTNDTFTGRLGADETRYYTKQQAGTGHNSFAKDESGNLVLAYHARPYQDPHQATDPQNAGGLFDSDRNTWFKGVNVRANGTLDLSLTKNQEVAPGNRTVTATVVVRGTTSTVTATATSRCVAGKAIVTVVTKNTGAAAAVVTWATPWGERTQSVGAQKTASLAITTRATAITAGTLTGTAVAGGASTPVSATYPAARCG; from the coding sequence ATGTCGACGACCCCACGACCCCAGAGACCCGATCCCAAAGCGCTGCGCGCGCTCGTCACCGCCGCCGTGGCGACGGTCGCCCTCCTGGCCTCCTGCGCCGTTCCCGCGTCCGCCGCGACAGCAGCCGATGCGGTCCCGTCCCCGGAGCAGAGCCTGCTAGCGAGCTTCACCTTCGATGCGGCCCCGAGCAACGGCGCGTTCGTCGACCGCAGCACCCGCGCTTCCGTCCAGGGAGCAGCGAACCTGGTCCCCGGGAACACGGGCCAAGGAACAGCCGCGCGCCTCTCGTCGGCCTCGTGGCTCGACCTGACCGCCACGGACGGCAAGGCGCTCCTGGCCGGCCGGCAGAACGTGACGATCTCGTACGACAGCAAGCCCGACGCCGCGGCGAACACCGGCTGGGCCGTCTTCGCCGCCCGCTCCACCACGCGTCAGGAGTACGCCCAGGAGCACTACCTCGGCGTCCTCGACCGGACCTCGGGAATCACGGTCGAGCGGTACGACAACACGAACGGCCGGAACACGGCCGGCAACCTTGCCACGACGGCGACGAACGCCGCGTGGAAGCACGTCGATCTGGTCGTCACGGAGACGACCACGCGACTCTTCGTCGATAGGAAGCCGGTCGCTGTCAACGGCTCCGGTGTCCCGCTGAGCCAGATCCTCGGCTCCTCCGGTGGAGTCCTCCAGGTGGGGAAGGCGAACTGGGGCGGGGGAGAGTACTTCTCCGGCCTGATCGACAACCTCCGCATCTACGACCGAGCGCTCTCCGGCTCGGAGCTGGGCGCGGAGACCCCGGCAGTCACCTCTGACGCGGGCGCCGCACTGGCCGTGCCTGCCACCGTGCTCGGCGACCTCCCGTCCCGCGTCCTCGGCAAGCAGGTCACCTGGAGCGCCACCGGCGCCGGGGCGAGCCGCGTGCAGTCGAACGGAGCGATCGACACGTCGGGCCTCGGCACCGGGACTGCCGCCGTGACGCTGACCGCCACCGTCGAGGGCAGCAGCCAGACCTTCCGCTGGGACAGCCGCATCGCCGCCCCCGGCGGACGGATCGCGACCTACGTCAAGACGGTGACCACCACCGCCGGGACGAAGGACGACCCGCTGGCCTACAACGACGACCGCCGCGCCGACGCGCTGTACGCCGCGGCACTGCCCGCCGGCGGCAGCAGCTGGGAGCCGCTGAACCGCTCCCAGGCGATCCTGTATGTCGCCAACGACGGCGACCAGGGCGCGAGGCCGAACGCGCAGGTCGGGTCGCCGAGCCTCTTCCGCTACGCGAGCGGGGCCCTCGGCGCGGTGTCCGCGCAGAACAACGCGACCGACTCCGTCTACGTGTGGACCTCCCCCGAGGGGAGCACGTTCTCGCAGCAGCGCGCCGTGCGGATCGCTCCCGGCTCGGTCGTGACCGACCCGCGGATCGTGTTCGACGCCACGGCGCAGAAGTACAAGGTGTTCTGGACGGACCTGCTCACCGGTGAAGGACGGGTGACGGTCCTCGCCGATCTGACCACGAGCGCACCTCTCGGCGTCACCTCGAAAGCCGACACCCGGGTCCTCGGCGTCCAGGGCGCAGGACTCCCGTCCTGGGCCGCGCAGAGCCAGGCGAGCGACGTCACGCTGACGGCCGCCGAGTTCGACGTCTTCTACAAGAACTACGTCGACCTCCAGAACACGGGCGTCGAGAAGATCGACGCCACGATCGCCCAGGGAGCCGGAGCCGCCGGAGTAGCCGCTGCGCTCCCGAAGCAGGCCACGCTGAACTACAACGACGGATCGAAGAAGAGCCTCAACGTCGACTGGCAGGACGACCTCTCCGCAGTGGACACCACGAAGCCGGGCAGCTACCAGGTCTCCGGAACCGTCCAGCAGGACCCCGAGGAGATGGTCAGCGACGCCCGCGCCGATCCGCACGTCTTCTTCAACCCCGACGACGGCTACTACTACCTCACCGGATCGCACTACGGCCAGTCCTCCCTCGGACCGATCGAGGAGAGCTCGAGCTACCGCAAGATCGGCCTCAAGCGGGCCACGACGCTCGCGGGGCTGCAGGACGCGCCGGAGCAGATCGTCATCGACCCGGACAAGGGCACGCCCGGCAAGGAGGGGCAGTACCCGAACACGTTCTACGGCTGGGGCGGCTACATCTGGGCGCAGGAGTTCCACAAGATCAACGGCACCTGGTGGATCGTCGCCGGGATGAACAAGGGCTACGCACCCGTCGGCGGATGGTGCGACAACACCGTCCTCATCCCCTACACGGGCACCGACGAGTCCATCGCCGCCGGCGGCTTCTTCGACCAGACCAAGTGGGGCGAGCCCGTCGTCCTCGACGGCGCCGCGTTCGACGTCAACTACTTCGAGCGCACCGAGGCCGGCAAGCAGCAGGGCTACTGGGTCATTCCCTCCGGCAACCAGATCCTCATCGCCAAGGCGAAGGCCGGGCCGAAGGGCACCGTCCCCCTCGTCGACGGCGAGCTGAAGCGCGTGTACGGCGAGTCCCAGCCGTGGGAGATGGGCAAGCGGTCGCCCACGCCCAGCGACACGACCGAGGGTGCCGACCAGGCCGTCGTCGAGGCGCCGTTCATGGTGCAGCAGGGAGACGCGATCTCGATCACGTACTCCGGCGGCACGGTCGACAAGTACTACAGCCTCGGTCTCCTCACCACGACCGCGAACGCCGACCTCCAGGACCCGGCGAGCTGGAAGCAGACGCCCTTCCCGGTGCTCGACACCAACGACACCTTCACCGGTCGCCTCGGAGCGGACGAGACCCGCTACTACACGAAGCAGCAGGCCGGAACGGGACACAACTCGTTCGCGAAGGACGAATCGGGCAACCTCGTGCTCGCCTACCACGCCCGCCCTTACCAGGACCCGCACCAGGCCACCGACCCGCAGAACGCCGGTGGGCTGTTCGACTCCGACCGCAACACCTGGTTTAAGGGCGTCAACGTCCGCGCCAACGGCACCCTCGATCTGTCGCTGACCAAGAACCAGGAGGTGGCGCCGGGGAACCGGACCGTCACCGCGACCGTCGTCGTCCGGGGAACGACGTCGACGGTGACCGCGACCGCCACGTCGCGCTGCGTGGCAGGGAAGGCGATCGTCACCGTCGTCACCAAGAACACCGGTGCCGCCGCGGCGGTCGTCACCTGGGCGACGCCCTGGGGTGAGCGCACGCAGAGCGTGGGCGCGCAGAAGACCGCCTCCCTGGCGATCACGACCCGCGCCACCGCGATCACCGCGGGGACGCTCACCGGGACGGCTGTCGCCGGCGGCGCGAGCACGCCCGTCAGCGCGACGTACCCCGCCGCCCGCTGCGGCTAG
- a CDS encoding ester cyclase, whose protein sequence is MTREQNIASQQAFGEAVNAGDFAAFDALVAPDSVDHDPAPGQAPGPEGYAAFFGDLRTAFPDMALEVEKLVADDYSVAFAYTLTGTQTGVFQGHAPTGKSVKIRGMQISTFVDGKLAERWGSSDELGILTQLGLAPGA, encoded by the coding sequence ATGACTCGCGAGCAGAACATCGCCTCCCAACAGGCCTTCGGCGAGGCGGTCAACGCCGGCGACTTCGCCGCGTTCGACGCACTCGTCGCGCCCGACTCTGTCGATCACGACCCGGCGCCCGGCCAGGCACCCGGTCCGGAGGGATACGCCGCGTTCTTCGGCGACCTGCGGACCGCGTTCCCCGACATGGCGCTCGAAGTCGAGAAGCTGGTCGCGGACGACTACAGCGTCGCGTTCGCCTACACGCTGACCGGCACGCAGACCGGTGTGTTCCAGGGCCACGCGCCGACGGGCAAGTCCGTGAAGATCCGCGGCATGCAGATCAGCACCTTCGTCGACGGCAAGCTCGCCGAGCGCTGGGGAAGCAGCGACGAGCTCGGCATCCTCACGCAGCTCGGCCTCGCACCCGGCGCCTAG
- a CDS encoding RICIN domain-containing protein, translated as MSWTTKSRLSPRTIGALIVAAVGLTTLGVSTPAVAATAPVGTGAAQEIRNQHSSMCLDDFDFGTQPGAEVRQWSCTEASNQRWQVTDLGTGYAEIKNTFSNLCLDNFDFGTTPGSEVRQWSCNGSTAQQWRITSVGGGYSEIANRHSDLCLDNKDFRQLDGSPVQQWTCTGSKAQRWALTDPTVQKITWTLNRSASPTADEADAYARITDAMDRAVARYNRLSNIGRQLTVSYSPGTPTADANIYGQIRFGTERVYMVEGTAMHEISHTVGLGTSTTFNSNCANNSWDSALALLRTWDGPDATINCTVGHILNYGLNYNSEFSQLNLERHVKLVQSMISDGM; from the coding sequence ATGTCCTGGACGACGAAGTCCCGACTCTCCCCCCGCACGATCGGAGCTCTGATCGTGGCCGCCGTCGGCCTCACGACGCTCGGCGTGAGCACTCCTGCCGTCGCGGCGACCGCCCCGGTCGGCACCGGAGCGGCGCAGGAGATCCGCAATCAGCACAGCAGCATGTGTCTCGACGACTTCGACTTCGGCACTCAGCCCGGAGCCGAGGTGCGGCAGTGGAGCTGCACCGAGGCGAGCAACCAGCGCTGGCAGGTCACCGACCTCGGCACCGGCTACGCCGAGATCAAGAACACCTTCAGCAACCTCTGCCTCGACAACTTCGACTTCGGCACCACCCCGGGCTCGGAGGTGCGGCAGTGGAGCTGCAACGGCAGCACCGCCCAGCAATGGCGGATCACCTCCGTCGGCGGGGGCTACTCCGAGATCGCCAATCGGCACAGCGACCTCTGCCTCGACAACAAGGACTTCCGCCAGCTCGACGGCTCCCCCGTTCAGCAGTGGACCTGCACCGGCTCCAAGGCCCAGCGCTGGGCACTGACCGATCCGACCGTGCAGAAGATCACCTGGACGCTGAACCGCTCCGCGAGCCCGACCGCGGACGAGGCCGACGCCTACGCCCGCATCACCGATGCGATGGACCGCGCCGTGGCCCGCTACAACCGCCTCAGCAACATCGGTCGCCAGCTGACCGTTTCGTACAGCCCCGGAACCCCGACGGCCGATGCGAACATCTACGGCCAGATCCGCTTCGGCACGGAACGCGTCTACATGGTGGAGGGCACCGCCATGCACGAGATCTCGCACACGGTGGGCTTGGGCACGTCGACCACCTTCAACTCGAACTGCGCGAACAACAGCTGGGACTCGGCCCTGGCACTGCTGCGCACCTGGGACGGACCGGACGCGACGATCAACTGCACCGTGGGTCACATCCTGAACTACGGCCTCAACTACAACAGCGAGTTCAGCCAGCTAAACCTCGAGCGCCACGTGAAGCTGGTGCAGTCCATGATCAGTGACGGCATGTAG